From the Thermus antranikianii DSM 12462 genome, the window GAAGGAGGTGCTGGAGAAGATGCTTCAGGAGCGGTATGCCCCCCGTACACAGACTCTTACACATAACTCTTGACACGACCCCTCATACTGCTCTAAGTATAGAGGGGAAAACCTGAAGGGTACAAGGGTGGGGAGAAGACAACGTGTAAACTTGCCGTGCAGGTGCTGTTGATGGGAAGGTATGGACCCTGGGTTCACATGTGTCGTACCCTAAAGCATGTATCTAAGAACCCACCGACCCCCCGACAGGGCACACCAACCCGTGACCTCCTCCCACCCTTGAAAGGGTGGGCTTCCCCTTTCATTGAGGGAAACTTACCCGGATCGAGGGATTGCTCCCCAAAATCCGGGCAGCGGCTTCCTTCTCCAGGGGCGTTACTTCGGGCCGGTCCAACCCTAGGGCCTGATCGGGGCTCAGGCCAAGCCCTTTTCTCAGGATCACCAAGGCGGCGTTAACATCCCGGTCGCACTCCCACCCGCAACTGCAAGCGATGATCCTTTGGGATAGAGGAAGCTCGTGCCTTTTCCCACAGGCGTAGCATTCTTTGGTGGTAGGTTCAAACCTCCTCACAGGGATAGGCGCCTTGAGGCTGTTCCTCAACCTCAACTTCAATCCGCCTATCCTTGAAGAGTGAACCTGCCTACCAAAGAGCCGCGCCCAGCTCGCTAGGAGGTCGTCCTGGAACACCACCTTCCCGTAGAGTTTGAGAAAGGCCAGGACCTTGTTCTCTGCATCCTTCCGACGGTTGTTGAGCTTTTCGTATTCCCTCCTCAAAAGAAAGCGGATCTTTCCCCTCCGCTTAGAGCCCCTTTTTGCCCTCGCCAGTTTCCTCTGGAGCCGTTTGAGCCTGGGGGTCTCGTGTACCTCAAAGTCGATCTTGATCCCGTTGGATAGGGTGAGCTTGGACTCGATGCCGAAGTCTATCCCCACGGCTTCAAGGTAGCCCCTACGGGGCTGACCGGCTATCGGCTCAGGAGAATCCCCTTTGGCTAGATAGCAGGTCACGTGGAGGTAGTAGCCGCTGGGTTTTCTCACCAGCACGGCGCCGGCGATCTCTACCCCCCGGGGGATCTGGTGGAGACCCAAAACGCGGAAGTCCCCGAGCTTCTGTATCCTCGCCCTGTTCCGGGCAAAGTCTAGGCTGTAGGTCACGCCGTACTGCTTGAGGGGGATGGAGTGGACAAACCTTTTTGGCTTGAGAGGGCCTACCCTGTACCCGCGTTCCTTTAGCTTCTTAAGTGCCCGGAGGTTATCCTTGAGCCTGTCGGCGATTTCCTGCTTGATCTGGGAGCCGAGGAGGACAAGCCGCCTCTCTTCAAAGCCGTCCCCCACTTTAACCTCTACGGCGTCTACCTTGTTGGCCGGCAGGTTAAGCCTCCCCAGGTCCGATACCAGCCAGTTGTAGAGCCACTTGGCCTCCAGGAAGGCCCGGCTAAGGAGTTCCTCTTTCTTCCGGGATAGGTTCTGGAGCTTAAGCTCAAAGACGGCAGGTTTTAGGCTTGCCCGCCGCTCTCTCGTTTCTTGGATAGCGCTCTTGATCCTTTCGGCCTTGGTCACACCCCATCTCCCCGATCTGATGTGCTTAAGGGTTTCGCCGCTTGCCGTTCCTATGTACATTTTACCGCAAGCATTAGAGGCCTGAAGCTTGGGCAACCAGGGGCGCCTTTCATCCCACCCTTGAAAGGGTGGGCTTTCCCGGCGCTTCTCTGTAAGCGAGGCCGGGATCGCTTACGGGGTCGTTACCACCCTTTTTTCGTTTGCCACCTCCTTATTCGCGAAAGAAAGATTTCGCGAATGAACACCCCTCACTACCCTCCTCCGGGCTTCTGTGGTATCTTACGGGCATGCAAGGAGAAGTCTTGACCGTGGAGGAAGTGGCCAAGCTCCTCCGGGTTAGCCGCAAGACGGTGGAAAAGCTCATCTACGCCAAAAAGCTCCACGCGGTGAAGGTAGGCCGGGTTTGGCGCATCCCGAGGGCCGCCGTGGAGGCGTTCTTGGAAGGGAAGGAGTACCGTGAACCTTAGAAAGCTCTGGTCCTGGCTTCGCCTCGCCAAGATGCTGGCCCGGGGCCGGGTGGGCAAGCGGTGGGCCCTACGCCGGGCCCGGTGGCTTTGGCGCAAGGGGAGGAAGCGTAGGAGGTGGTGATGCGAAGGCGCGGCAAAGGGGGCGGAAGCGTCTTCTACCACGAGGGCAAGGGGAAGTGGGTGGCCCAGCTCACCTGGGTAGACCCCGCCACGGGCCGGAAGGTCAAGCGGGAGAAGCATTGCGAAACCCGCAAGGAGGCCGAAAGGGCCCTGGCGGATATGGTGGCCGCCCAGGCCAAAGGGCTCCTCACCGACCCTTCCAGGCTCACCACGCGGGACTTCGCCCTGGAGTACCTGAAGCGCCTGGAGCGGGAGGGGCTTAGGCCCAACTCCATCCGCCTGGCCTTGGACGAGCTAGCCCACGCCCTCCCCTCCCTCAAGGACCCCAAGGCCCACGACCCCCTGGGCCGCATGCGGCTCCAGGAGGTGAAGCCGGTCCATGTGCGGGCCGCCATGGACCGGGTGGTGGAAGCAGGCTACGCCCCCCGCACCGTGGGCCGGGTGCTCATGCGGCTCAAGGCCCTCTTCCGGGAGGCCCTACGGCTGGAACTGGTGGCCAGAAACCCCGCCGAAGCCGTGAAGGTGCGCCTGCCCAAGGGGGAGAAGGCGGCCAGGGCCCTGGAGCCCCACGAGGTGGCCCGGCTTCTGGAGGCCGCCGAAGCCTCCCGGTCCAAGGACATGGCCCTGCTCCTCCGGCTCATGCTGGAAACCGGGCTCCGCCGGGGCGAGGCCCTGGCCCTGCAATGGCGGGACATAGACCTGGAGGCCGGGGAGCTTACCGTGTGGCGGGCTTGGGTAAAGGTGGCCGGAAGGGGGGCCTTCTCCGAGCCCAAGACCCCCACGGCCAAGCGCAAGGTGCCCTTGCCCCGTGGCCTACTCCTTCGCCTGAAGGCCCGGAGGGAGGAGCTTCTGGAACGGCTCACCCCGGAGGAGGTGGACGGGCTCTTCCTGGTGGGCGGGGTGAAGCCCGTGGACCCGGACGCGTTCAACCACTACCTGCGCCGCCTGGCGGAAAGGGCGGGCTTGGGCCGGGTGAGGGTGCACGACCTTCGCCACACCTGGGCCACCCTGGCCCTCTCCCGGGGCGTGCCCCTGGAGGTGGTGAGCGAGCGGCTGGGCCACGCCAGCCCCACCATCACCCTGAATGTGTACCGCCACCTTCTGGAGGAGGAGCGCCGGGGGTGGGTGCTGGACCTGGAAGAACTCCTCTACCCCGCCCCCCGCGCCCAAGCCTGAACGGATAGACCGGCTGATAAACCGGCTAAAGCAATTCCCCCCACGCTACCGTGGGGGGAAGCTTTGTGTTCTGATGCTGGTGGGCGGCGTAGGACTTGAACCTACGACCTCTCGCGTGTGAGGCGAGCGCTCTTCCTCTGAGCTAGCCGCCCCCAGGCCTTTTGCAGGGTAGCATGGGCCAAGGAGACCTGTCAAGCAAAGGCCCTGACCCTCCTCTGACAAGGCTCGGGCTAGACTAAGGTCGTGGCCACGGTCCTTGTGGTGGAGGATGAGCCAGCGGTGCGGCTTGGGGTGCGGCTGGCCCTGGAAAAAGCCGGGCACAGGGTGCTGGAGGCTGCAACCTCCCAGGAAGCCTGGCCAAGGTTGCGGGAGGCGGAAGCCGTGGTCCTGGATTGGATGCTCCCCGATGAACCCGGCACCCGGCTCCTGGAGCGCATGCGCCAAGGAGCCTATCCCGAGCTTCCCGTCCTCATGCTCACCGCCCGAACCGAGGTACGGGATCGGGTGGAAGGGCTTTCCCGCGGGGCCGACGACTACCTGGTAAAACCCTTCGCCACCGAGGAACTTTTGGCCCGCCTCGAGGCCCTCCTGCGCCGTGCGGGCAGGCGGAAGGTGCTCCGGCGCGGACCCCTTCTCCTGGACCTGGAGCGCAAGGAGGCCAGCCTGGACGGCAAGCCCCTACCCTTAACCCGGCGGGAGTTTGAACTGCTGGCCTTCCTGGCCCAGCGCCCGGGCCGGGTCTACTCCCGGGAGGAGCTTCTGGAAGCGGTCTGGGGCCAGGACTACCTGGGCACCCCGAGGACGGTGGACCAGCACGTGCTTCAGCTCCGGGAAAAGCTGGGCGAAGACCCCAAAGCCCCCCGCTTTCTGGAAACCGTGCGGGGCATGGGGTACCGCTTCAAGGTGGCCCCGCAAGACACGAACCACGTTCCTAGCCAGACCAAGGGGGAAGGGTGAACGAACTTCTGGCCGAGGCCTGGGAGCAAGCCCTGGAGGGCCTGGTCCTTCACCGGGATAGGCAGGTCCTCTACTTGAACCCCAGGGCGGAGGAGCTTTTGGAGGTGAGCCGGGAAAAAGTGGTGGGCCGCCCCCTCCTCCTCGCCCTCCGGGACCACCGCCTCGAGGCCCTGGCCCTCCACGGGGGCGAGCGCACCCTGGAGGTGCGAAGCCGCACCCTGAGGGTGAGGGCCCTTCCCGGCAGGCTCTACCTCCTGGACGAAACGGAGCTAAACCGGCGCCTGGAGGCCCTGGAGGAAGCCACCCTGGCCCTAGCCCACGAGCTCCGTACCCCCCTGGCGGGGATGGGGCCCCTCCTCGAGGCCCTCACCCCCAGGACCCCCCAGGAGAAGGAGGTGCTGGACCTCCTCAAGGGGGAGGTGGCCCGCCTATCCCGCTTGGTGCGGGACCTCTCCCTCACCCAACCGGGCCCCAAGCGCACCTTCTCCCTGGAGGAGCTCTGGCCGCGCCTGGAGAGGCTTCTTAAGGAGAAAATCCGGGAAAGGCAAGTGGAGGTCCACCTGCCCCACACCGCCCACACCGACCCCGAGGCCCTCTTCCAGATCCTCCTTAACCTCCTGGACAACGCCCTTAAGTACGGCCAAGATCCCATCCGCCTCCTCTCCCGGGAAGAGGGGGGGCGCCTTTTGCTGGAGGTGCGGGACCATGGGCCGGAACTTCCGGATTACGAACTCCTCTTCTTGCCCCGCCACCGGGGGTTCCAGGGGGGAGCCGGGCAGGGCTTGGGCCTCTACCTGGTGCGCCGGATTGCCCAGGGCCTGGGTGGAGAGGCCTACGCCCTGAGGGATGGAGCCGAGAACGTTTTTGGCGTGGCCCTTCCCCTAAACTGAGGCAAGGAGGCAGCATGCGCGAGGTACTGGACAAAGCCCTAAACGAACTGGTGGGGGAAACCCTGAGGATGCTCTCCCTGGTCCGGGAGATGACCCAAAAGGCCACGGAGGCCCTGGTGGAGGGGAACCGGGTCAAGGC encodes:
- a CDS encoding RNA-guided endonuclease InsQ/TnpB family protein, which gives rise to MTKAERIKSAIQETRERRASLKPAVFELKLQNLSRKKEELLSRAFLEAKWLYNWLVSDLGRLNLPANKVDAVEVKVGDGFEERRLVLLGSQIKQEIADRLKDNLRALKKLKERGYRVGPLKPKRFVHSIPLKQYGVTYSLDFARNRARIQKLGDFRVLGLHQIPRGVEIAGAVLVRKPSGYYLHVTCYLAKGDSPEPIAGQPRRGYLEAVGIDFGIESKLTLSNGIKIDFEVHETPRLKRLQRKLARAKRGSKRRGKIRFLLRREYEKLNNRRKDAENKVLAFLKLYGKVVFQDDLLASWARLFGRQVHSSRIGGLKLRLRNSLKAPIPVRRFEPTTKECYACGKRHELPLSQRIIACSCGWECDRDVNAALVILRKGLGLSPDQALGLDRPEVTPLEKEAAARILGSNPSIRVSFPQ
- a CDS encoding helix-turn-helix domain-containing protein → MQGEVLTVEEVAKLLRVSRKTVEKLIYAKKLHAVKVGRVWRIPRAAVEAFLEGKEYREP
- a CDS encoding site-specific integrase: MRRRGKGGGSVFYHEGKGKWVAQLTWVDPATGRKVKREKHCETRKEAERALADMVAAQAKGLLTDPSRLTTRDFALEYLKRLEREGLRPNSIRLALDELAHALPSLKDPKAHDPLGRMRLQEVKPVHVRAAMDRVVEAGYAPRTVGRVLMRLKALFREALRLELVARNPAEAVKVRLPKGEKAARALEPHEVARLLEAAEASRSKDMALLLRLMLETGLRRGEALALQWRDIDLEAGELTVWRAWVKVAGRGAFSEPKTPTAKRKVPLPRGLLLRLKARREELLERLTPEEVDGLFLVGGVKPVDPDAFNHYLRRLAERAGLGRVRVHDLRHTWATLALSRGVPLEVVSERLGHASPTITLNVYRHLLEEERRGWVLDLEELLYPAPRAQA
- a CDS encoding response regulator transcription factor produces the protein MATVLVVEDEPAVRLGVRLALEKAGHRVLEAATSQEAWPRLREAEAVVLDWMLPDEPGTRLLERMRQGAYPELPVLMLTARTEVRDRVEGLSRGADDYLVKPFATEELLARLEALLRRAGRRKVLRRGPLLLDLERKEASLDGKPLPLTRREFELLAFLAQRPGRVYSREELLEAVWGQDYLGTPRTVDQHVLQLREKLGEDPKAPRFLETVRGMGYRFKVAPQDTNHVPSQTKGEG
- a CDS encoding sensor histidine kinase, producing the protein MNELLAEAWEQALEGLVLHRDRQVLYLNPRAEELLEVSREKVVGRPLLLALRDHRLEALALHGGERTLEVRSRTLRVRALPGRLYLLDETELNRRLEALEEATLALAHELRTPLAGMGPLLEALTPRTPQEKEVLDLLKGEVARLSRLVRDLSLTQPGPKRTFSLEELWPRLERLLKEKIRERQVEVHLPHTAHTDPEALFQILLNLLDNALKYGQDPIRLLSREEGGRLLLEVRDHGPELPDYELLFLPRHRGFQGGAGQGLGLYLVRRIAQGLGGEAYALRDGAENVFGVALPLN